Within Salvia splendens isolate huo1 chromosome 21, SspV2, whole genome shotgun sequence, the genomic segment CTCTATTTGATGGAACGGTACAGGGAAGGGCGCCATCTTCCTACAGTGCTTCCTCACTCTTTTATATTGGATGAGACATTGTTTGCCGCCCCTAGTCAACCTACTGCTGTGCACGGTGTTACATCATTGAGACCACCTTCTGGTTGACATTTTATTCTGTTCATTAACAACATCTACATCGACAAATGGTTTACTTGACTAATGTCAGTCTATTCTATGTAAGGTTTTCAACAACCCCAAGGGTCTAGCAATGCAAGAGCTATGCCTTCTGCCGGTCCCGGAAGGCCACCACGCCCAGTACCTGTTCCCCACCCTGATGAGCCCGTTCAACAAAAGGCTAAAGTACCGGAGCTGGAGAAGCATCTCTTAGACCAGCTTAGCTCAGAGGAGCAAAATGCATTGAACAAAAAGTTTGAGGAGGCAAAggatgctgagaaaaaggttaCTTATTTTACGCTGCACTTCTCCCTTTTCCAGAAATTCACTCTTGTTTTGGATACTAAATTTGATCTTGTTGTGGTATTTGTGTTTAAATGATTTAGTTACAATACTGGACAGAGAAGTTATACTAGTATAGTCTCATAGATTGAAATTGTGTATGCATGTGCCATGTATATCTGGACTATCTCTTCTATCCCAACCTATCCCTTTCCTGCTTATTTTCTCCCATGCTCTTATTCTTGTTGAAGTCACACTTCAATAGTATGGTGCGGTCAATACACAGAACTTGTAAATCAACTTTTGTGAAGTGACACTTAGAGATCAAAGAAGAATGCTTTTATACTGGTCAAAATAGTATATAATTTGCTTATTTTAATTGACATTTCTTAAGTGATTTTGAATTGACTAGTTACAATACACAAAACTTGTAAATGAAGTGACGCTGAGTTCAAAGCAGAATGCTTTAATGCTGGTCAAACTAATATATAATTTGCTCCTTATTTTTATCGACATTTCTTCAGTGATTTTGAATTGACTAATTACTCATTGCTGTTAGTGCTTTTTTTTGAACTCATGTCATGTAGCATTTGTTGATCATGAAACTGCTTGTTGTTGCAGCTGTTTCTCACACATCATGTGTCTTTTGTTATTGGTCACTATTTTTAGACCAAAGAATTCAACATATTTATCAAAGTAACTTTTAGTAGAGTAGCAAAATATTACTTGAACATTTGTTTTACAACAAAACAGTatgttaaaataaaaataaggatCACAAGGGGAGGAGAAATCCCCAAGCCTGAAATTAACCTAAGTACAGATACAATTCAATCCTTAACATAACAATATCTGATGCAAAATAGGCTGTTATCTTTCACTTTGCCAGCATTATCTTTTGTACAATGGAACATTGTCTCACTTAGGCTTGTAGTTGAGCTTGAGGGCAATGTGATCAAACCAAAGAGCAGAGAATCTGATATCAGTTTTCTCCCCTTTACTTTGGAACCCTTAATTTTTTGACATGCAATCTCTTCTATACAGGTGGTAGAGCTGGAGAAGGATATTCTGGAAGCTAAACAGAAAGTTCAGTTCTACCATGCTAAGATGCAAGAACTTGTGAGTTCTTTGTTCATTTATGAGAATGAAAAGGCATAAAGACACAAATTATGTGTGGGATATACACGTCAATTTTTTATCTCAAAAGTTATCTCGAGCTTTTACATGACCATTTCTTTGTTCAAATTACGATGTTTTCTCCCATtacaaaaattataataataagaaATTCCCATTTGATGGCTTGTGCACTTATGACATATCTGCTGCATCCCTCATGTATCATTTGATTTCAGGTCCTGTACAAAAGTCGATGTGATAATAGGTTGAATGAGATATCTGAAAAAGTTGTAGGCGACAAGAGAGAGGTATATTCTTGCATATGTCTCATTCATGTCCACTTTTTATTGCTATTTGTTGAATCATTTTTCTGAGCTGTTCTTCCTCAGGCTGAATTATTAGCGAAGAAATACGAAGAGAAGTACATGCAGGTTGGAGATGTAGCTTCCAAATTAACAATTGAAGAGGCCACATTTCGTGATATTCAGGTGACCATTGTGTTTCATTGCTCTGTGATTTATAACAATGGTGTTGCCAGTTCTATGATTCTCATTCTTTTCAGATGTCTGATGATAATATTTTGGTCATTTTGATATGTAGGAGAAAAAAATGGAACTGTATCGGGCTATTGTTAAATTGGACCAAGGGAATGCTGATGGTGCTCAGGTATGTACCACCTCCAGTAGATTTAGTGGGGACCTGTGAGAATTTTCAGAGTAAAATATGTTCACTGTCTACCAGGATCGAGCTAATCAGGTCCAATCAGATCTTGAGGAACTAGTGAAAGCTTTGAATGAACGTTGCAAAACTTATGGATTGCGTGCAAAACCAACTTCACTCCTTGAACTTCCATTTGGTAATCACAATATATGCATGTGCCATCATCTGCATTTCTTGTTATTTGAATAATTGAAAACCACTTTATTAGCCCTAGTTTATGCAAAGTACTTTGTTTTAGTACAAGTTACTACTTTGCTGTGTTATTTGTCACTGCAATCTAATTAATGTGTGGTCTGTATATCAAATCCAGGCAATTAGTTATATGCATATCAGGTACTAAAAGCCGGAATTTAAAACTTGAAAGCATTTAATGTTTGTTATCTGTAATCTGCAGCTGTACACGTTCAGTGTTCTCTATCGTTTAAGCTGTTTTCGTATGTTACATGATTTTAGTGTTGACCTCTCTTTGTTGTAAGGATGATGTTTTGTCTCTTGCTTTTGGTTGGTAAATTTTCTTTTATGCTTGACTTGCAAAAGTGAGTCAAGCTAGTAAAGATAATCTACATTTTATCTGTAATGTATACCACTGTCATCTTCACAGTGCAATTGGATAAATGCCTAGGTTGCATACTTTTCACTAGTTATAGGTTTAAAGAAGTATTGATTTGGTCAGGATTTTCACACAATCATGAATATAAAGCTGCCGCTATAGTTTATACTTGGAACCCTAAATTCTGCTAACTAATCCACAAAAGACTCTCTACCTTGAGAGAAGCAAGGTAGATGGCAGCTCAACCAATTGGCTTCATTAAACTGATTCAAATAAGATATGATGAAGTTTGTCATGCTTGATGAGATATATTTTGTTTATCAATATTTCACTGCTAAGCTCATGTCCAGGTTGGCAACCTGGCATTGAAGGAACAGCAGCTGACTGGGATGAAGATTGGGATAAGTTCGAAGATGAAGGTACTTTTGTGAAGCTAGGGTTCAGAGCTTTTTACTTTTACCTAGAAAGAGCAGAGAATTCGTTTTCAAATAATTTGCTCTTATTTGCCTCTGGTGGTGCTCATTATTGTAGGATTCACCTATGTCAAGGAGCTTACTCTTGAAGTGCAAAATGTGATTGCTCCTCCCAAACTAAAATCTGCCTTTAGAGAGAAGGTTTCTTCATTTCACAACAGCACGACTGGAAAATCACCTTTTAAGGCTGATAACAACTCGGAGTTGCCAAGTTCTGTGGAGAGAGTAACTGAGGATGACAGGCTAGAGACCAACAACTCAGAGCATACAGCAAGAACTCCACCTGACAGTCCAGCAGGAAATAATGCAGTTGCCAGCCCGTCCAAGGAATTCCGAGATTTGCGAATGAATAAGGACTTCAACATGAATGGTTCACCATATGCATTTGACAACCAAAGGTAATGGCACTACTTGTTTCTCCATATTTtcgattaaaaaatattttcctgTCTCGAATAGTCTGGCAACTTTGACATCTGAGTACCCATCTACTAAAGGTTTTTCGATctttttataaaacatcttGCTCTTGTACAAGACATCCTGAAGTAACCTGCTACACAATTGCAGTGAATATGGGGCTGAATCTATATTTTCTGGGGACAAACGTTTTGATGATCAAAGTTGGGGTACCTTCGATTCACATTATGATGCGGATGCAGCATGGGATTCTGTTTCTGTTGCTTCAAAGGTATGCTGGAAGAATGTTACTGTTTCAGTAGTTTTTCCAGCTTTAATTTGTTAGTTTGCTATGGCGTCTTAAGCCTTCCCTTCACATTGTTACTCAGGAAGCTGGTTCGTTGTTTGGCCCTGACGACTGGGGTCTAAACCCAATCAAAACAGGGGCCAGAGGCACAGATGCATCTCTTCCTAGGCAGGGGGCATTTTTCGATTCAGTTCCAAGCACCCCATCCAACACTGGTCTTCCAAAGCAGGGCTCATTTTTCGATTCAGTCCCCAGCACCCCATCCAACGTACCTTCTCAAAAGCAGGGGCCATTTTTTGATTCAGTTCCAAGTACTCCACTTTACAATTTAAGCTCTCCTCATGCGGACAATCTGTTTGCAAGGAATAGTCTGTTTGCAGACTCCGTGCCAACCACGCCAATGTACAACTTCAGCTCTCCGAAAAATTTTAGTGAAGGTTTAGAAGAGCAGCATTCATTTGATAGCTTCTCAAGATTTGATTCCTTCAACATGCAAGACAGTGGCCCTTTCAGTTCACGAGAGTCCTTCACCAGATTTGATTCCATGCGAAGCACCAGAG encodes:
- the LOC121784026 gene encoding epidermal growth factor receptor substrate 15-like 1, whose protein sequence is MAGQNPNMDQFEAYFQRADVDRDGRISGSEAVNFLLASNLPRQVLAQIWTFADKNRLGFLGRQEFYNALKLVTVAQSKRDLTKEVVEAALNGPAASKIPPPQINLGLLIPQPNARANPSPVQLAGSSSPLPGISVSSQQALLTQPNQVMRPPQPLPPSSGFQSHPIVATHGMPETGLITSSPPTNSFDSLGGSVNGSQAGISSQGNNRNLIPSATQGVFGQTVSPMTQPKAPEISGPLQSASATLSTTGNGLPSDSVFGDVFSAASFQPQQNSSGPAYPTSSGPVSSMGNSVLSRDQPSVKPSVVSQPPTTQAQQVQSAGKASQHVSAHKPPLFPPAAGHHPPAVGHHLPAAGHHPPAAGQSKGPWPRITQSDVQKYGKVFVQVDTDRDGKITGDQARKLFLSWKLPREVLKQVWDLSDEDNDSMLSLREFCVALYLMERYREGRHLPTVLPHSFILDETLFAAPSQPTAVHGVTSLRPPSGFQQPQGSSNARAMPSAGPGRPPRPVPVPHPDEPVQQKAKVPELEKHLLDQLSSEEQNALNKKFEEAKDAEKKVVELEKDILEAKQKVQFYHAKMQELVLYKSRCDNRLNEISEKVVGDKREAELLAKKYEEKYMQVGDVASKLTIEEATFRDIQEKKMELYRAIVKLDQGNADGAQDRANQVQSDLEELVKALNERCKTYGLRAKPTSLLELPFGWQPGIEGTAADWDEDWDKFEDEGFTYVKELTLEVQNVIAPPKLKSAFREKVSSFHNSTTGKSPFKADNNSELPSSVERVTEDDRLETNNSEHTARTPPDSPAGNNAVASPSKEFRDLRMNKDFNMNGSPYAFDNQSEYGAESIFSGDKRFDDQSWGTFDSHYDADAAWDSVSVASKEAGSLFGPDDWGLNPIKTGARGTDASLPRQGAFFDSVPSTPSNTGLPKQGSFFDSVPSTPSNVPSQKQGPFFDSVPSTPLYNLSSPHADNLFARNSLFADSVPTTPMYNFSSPKNFSEGLEEQHSFDSFSRFDSFNMQDSGPFSSRESFTRFDSMRSTRDSTDFDQGYFAQPETLTRFDSFRSTADSDYNFGAFPPQASMTRFDSMSSSTQDADYGHGFDDTADPFGSDEPFRSSREAQTPSRDSGSWKAF